In Primulina eburnea isolate SZY01 chromosome 3, ASM2296580v1, whole genome shotgun sequence, one DNA window encodes the following:
- the LOC140825488 gene encoding 3-ketoacyl-CoA synthase 15-like: MASTREYFSPEIVNRGIEDSGPFAGSPSFSVRVRRGLPDFLSSVNLKYVKLGYGYLINHGIGFCFVVAPVFVVLMGTLSGKLRWDDFYLKFEVGKALLYLGFLCLVVYVYLDLTPRTTYLVDFACCRPPNELKITKDEYIELAKKSGQFNDAAIQFQQRVLENSGLGDETYLPRVLFQPNYEKELKGGREEAAAMMFGAVDELISVTRLRLKDIKILIVNCGVLNTTPSLSAMLINHYKLGQGIQSFNIGGMGCAAGITAVDLANDLLNAYPGSYALVVSTEVIRFTWYGGNELDMVLPNCFLRMGAAAVLLSNRRRDRWCAKYQLKQLVRTHKGMDDRSFKSIQIKEDSQGKQGLSVSKDIIEIGGQALKANITTLGPLVLPVSEQFHFFKSLLLKKKFTSKPYIPDYKLAFEHICILPTSKKVLDAIQKNLDLTDEYMEASRKTLERFGNTSSSSIWYELAYLEAKGKVKNGDRIWQLAFGSGLKCNSVVWKAVANIREVKRSNPWNEK; this comes from the exons ATGGCGAGCACAAGGGAGTACTTTTCACCGGAAATCGTGAACCGGGGCATCGAGGACTCGGGTCCGTTCGCGGGTTCCCCGAGTTTCTCCGTAAGGGTTCGACGCGGCCTGCCGGATTTCCTTAGTAGTGTGAATTTGAAATACGTGAAACTCGGCTACGGTTACCTTATCAACCATGGAATTGGTTTTTGCTTCGTGGTGGCGCCTGTTTTTGTTGTGTTAATGGGTACACTGAGTGGGAAGCTACGTTGGGACGATTTTTACTTGAAATTTGAAGTTGGGAAGGCACTTCTTTACTTGGGATTCTTGTGTTTGGTTGTGTATGTGTATCTTGATTTGACTCCTCGTACCACTTATTTGGTTGACTTTGCATGTTGCCGACCACCTAATGAACTTAAG ATCACGAAAGATGAATACATAGAATTAGCCAAGAAATCCGGCCAGTTCAACGACGCTGCAATTCAATTCCAGCAGCGTGTCCTCGAGAATTCCGGCCTTGGCGACGAAACCTACCTTCCCCGAGTCTTGTTCCAGCCTAACTACGAGAAAGAGTTGAAGGGCGGCCGGGAAGAAGCGGCTGCGATGATGTTTGGCGCAGTGGACGAGCTCATTTCCGTCACGCGCCTCCGTCTGAAAGATATCAAGATACTCATAGTCAACTGCGGAGTTCTCAACACAACCCCTTCGCTCTCCGCAATGCTTATCAACCATTACAAACTTGGCCAGGGAATCCAGAGCTTCAATATCGGAGGGATGGGCTGCGCCGCCGGGATCACCGCCGTGGATCTTGCGAACGATCTTTTGAATGCATATCCTGGATCGTATGCATTGGTGGTGAGTACTGAAGTTATCAGGTTTACGTGGTATGGTGGGAATGAATTGGACATGGTGCTCCCCAATTGCTTCCTCCGCATGGGGGCCGCCGCCGTTTTGCTCTCCAATCGCCGCCGTGATCGGTGGTGCGCCAAGTATCAGTTAAAGCAG TTGGTTAGAACCCACAAAGGAATGGATGATAGAAGCTTCAAAAGCATACAAATCAAGGAAGATTCACAAGGCAAACAAGGCCTCTCAGTGAGCAAAGACATCATAGAAATAGGTGGACAAGCACTCAAGGCCAATATCACTACATTAGGCCCTCTGGTTCTCCCCGTCTCCGAGCAATTCCACTTCTTCAAATCCCTCCTTTTGAAGAAAAAGTTCACCTCCAAGCCCTACATCCCCGACTACAAGCTCGCGTTTGAGCATATATGCATCCTCCCCACGAGCAAGAAAGTTCTAGATGCTATACAGAAGAACTTGGACCTCACAGATGAGTACATGGAAGCGTCAAGAAAGACGTTGGAACGATTCGGGAACACCTCTAGCAGTAGTATTTGGTATGAATTGGCCTATTTGGAAGCTAAAGGTAAGGTTAAAAATGGAGATAGGATATGGCAATTGGCTTTTGGTTCTGGTTTGAAGTGTAATAGTGTGGTGTGGAAGGCTGTGGCCAATATCAGGGAGGTGAAGAGGAGTAACCCTTGGAATGAAAAGTGA